ATTGTTGTGCACGGGCTGCTTGCCCGATAGCGCTGTCTTGTCGCCGAATAGCTTTGCGCCAACTACATCGGATAAGTACTGGACGCCACGTGAAGAGCCGAAACTTCGTCGACTTTTCCCCGTTACCTATCCCGAACAAGAGTCGCCACTTACACTAGCTGAGCTGGTCGATATCGCACTTCGCAACAACACCCAAACGCAACTGACATGGGCGCAGGCCAGAGAGGCTGCTGCGAAGTATGGACAGTCGCAAAGCCCTCTCTTTCCTACAGCCACTGGCGTCTTTAACTACGAGCACCTACGCATCCCAATTTTTATTAGCCCAGCTTTTAACCCTCCAGGATTGCAGACCGCTCCAACCCCTACCAACCTCCAAGAGGTCATCTACAGCCAGTGGGGCCCTGCGCTGCAACTCTCCTACCAGGTTCTAGACTTTGGACAGACGCGGCTCACCAGCCTTGCAGCGCGAGAAGCGCTCTACTACGCGGATTTCACTCACAACCGCGCCATCCAAAATGTACTGCAGACGATTACCCTCGACTATTACAGCTACCTCTACCAGAAGCAGCTTCTTGACGCCTATCAGGCAGATGTTGAGACAGCGAAGACGACACTTCAATCGGCAGATCAGAAGCTAACGAGCGGTGTTGCCGACGTCTCCGACGTGCTGCAAGCTACAACAGATCTAATGCAGAAAGAGACCCTCTTTGTAGAGCAGAAGCAAGAAGTGGAAAATGCCTACGCCACACTTTTAAACGACATGGGACTTCCAGCGACCTTCTGCTTCAATGTTGAAGGGCTTCCCAAAGACCTCCCCAACGAGCCGATGATTAAGAATGTCGACGATCTACTAACTCTTGCACTGCAAGAGCGATACGATTTAAAAGCAGGAGAGTCTGATCTGAAGTCGAAGGAGTACGCGGTAAAAGCTGCAACGCAGGCCTTCTATCCGACGGTCCAGTTCAACTTCAACATCGGCCGCACCTACTTTACAGGAGGCGTGCACGATAACTACGACTACATCGCAGCCCTCTCGCTCAACTTCCCTCTCTTCAGCGGCTTTCAGACTATTAACAATCTGCGTCAAGCGCGCGCAAAAAGAGATGAGTCGTCAGCAACTTTAAGACAGAAGCAGCTCTCAATTATCAAAGAGATCACCACATCCCACTATAATGTAAAAGTCTCTCATCAAGCACTCACCTACGCGGACAAGTATCTTAAAGCTGCGGCCAAACAGTACAGAGTCTCTCTCAGCAAATACAAGGCCGGCACAGCAAACATTATCGATGTGATCTCAGCTCAGAGCTTTCTTTCCGATGCGCGTGCAAAACTCGCAAACGGCCAGCAGCAGTGGTACACATCACTTGCAACCCTTGCCTATGCAACGGGCATTCATACTCAAAATGTTGTCGACAGTATCGTTCAACCAGCTCCTGCCATTAGAGCCTCGACGATTGAAGAGGTCGGTTATCCAAAGTGCAGCGAGCATCCAAACTCGGAGGAGCTCCCATGAAAAAAACTCTCATATTTTCTTCCCTATGCCTCCTTTCTCTTACCCAATGCTCTAAGCCGCCAGCACAGGCGCCTCGTCTTGCACCTGTTGCTGTTGTTCAGCCCACCCAGACTGATGTCGCGCTATATAAAGAGTATGTCGGGCACGTCACTCCATTTGTGACGGTCGAAGTCCGCTCTCAAATTGCCGGCACGATCATGGCCAAATATTTCACAGAAGGGCAGCTGGTTAAAAAAGACTCTCCTCTTCTCCTAATCGATGATCGTCCCTACATCGCAGATCTTCACAAAGCAGAGGGCGCTCTTTCGCGCACCATCGCAAGCTTAAAATTTAACGAGGAGAAGACACACAGATACGCCTCTCTTGTACAAGAGGAGTTTGTCTCCCAGCTCGATTACGACCAGTATGTGACAAATGTTTTAGAAGATAAGGGAACCATCAAAGAGAATCTCGCCGACATTGAAATTGCAAAACTCAACATTGGCTACTGCCACATAAATGCTCCGATGGATGCGATTGCGGGCGTGCTTAATGTCGAAGTGGGTAACTATGTCGACAAGGGAGGCTCGAACCCCCTCATGGTTCTCAATCAAGTAACCCCCATCTACGTGGATTTTTATGTCCCAGAGAAGGACCTTCCTCAGATCCAGAAACTCCAGCGCACCGGCCAATTGAAGACTCTTGCCTACTTGAACGAAGATCTAAACTCCTGTTTCGAAGGAGAGCTCACGTTGATTAACAACCAGGTTGACGAGAGCACAGGCACCATCCTGCTGCGAGCCACCTTTCCAAATGCAGAGATGGGTCTCTGGCCCGGAGAGTTCGCAAACGTTAGGCTAATTTTAGGAGTAGCAAAGGATGCGATTCTCCTGCCTACTCAATCTATCCAGCTCGGCCAACAAGGCCACTATGTCTACGTGGTGAAATCCGACCAGACTGTGGAGTTAAGACCAGTAGAGCTCGGTCAACGCGAAGAGGATAACACAATCGTTCTTCAGGGGCTGCAGCCTCA
Above is a genomic segment from Chlamydiales bacterium containing:
- a CDS encoding TolC family protein, which codes for MRNTTLLSSTFGILLLCTGCLPDSAVLSPNSFAPTTSDKYWTPREEPKLRRLFPVTYPEQESPLTLAELVDIALRNNTQTQLTWAQAREAAAKYGQSQSPLFPTATGVFNYEHLRIPIFISPAFNPPGLQTAPTPTNLQEVIYSQWGPALQLSYQVLDFGQTRLTSLAAREALYYADFTHNRAIQNVLQTITLDYYSYLYQKQLLDAYQADVETAKTTLQSADQKLTSGVADVSDVLQATTDLMQKETLFVEQKQEVENAYATLLNDMGLPATFCFNVEGLPKDLPNEPMIKNVDDLLTLALQERYDLKAGESDLKSKEYAVKAATQAFYPTVQFNFNIGRTYFTGGVHDNYDYIAALSLNFPLFSGFQTINNLRQARAKRDESSATLRQKQLSIIKEITTSHYNVKVSHQALTYADKYLKAAAKQYRVSLSKYKAGTANIIDVISAQSFLSDARAKLANGQQQWYTSLATLAYATGIHTQNVVDSIVQPAPAIRASTIEEVGYPKCSEHPNSEELP
- a CDS encoding efflux RND transporter periplasmic adaptor subunit → MKKTLIFSSLCLLSLTQCSKPPAQAPRLAPVAVVQPTQTDVALYKEYVGHVTPFVTVEVRSQIAGTIMAKYFTEGQLVKKDSPLLLIDDRPYIADLHKAEGALSRTIASLKFNEEKTHRYASLVQEEFVSQLDYDQYVTNVLEDKGTIKENLADIEIAKLNIGYCHINAPMDAIAGVLNVEVGNYVDKGGSNPLMVLNQVTPIYVDFYVPEKDLPQIQKLQRTGQLKTLAYLNEDLNSCFEGELTLINNQVDESTGTILLRATFPNAEMGLWPGEFANVRLILGVAKDAILLPTQSIQLGQQGHYVYVVKSDQTVELRPVELGQREEDNTIVLQGLQPQETVVLQGQINLYPGAKVAVVSITPGGK